The proteins below come from a single Actinomycetota bacterium genomic window:
- the glmS gene encoding glutamine--fructose-6-phosphate transaminase (isomerizing), with protein sequence MCGIIGVVGRDDALEVIADALQRLEYRGYDSAGVALQTGGGGAHGLRVVKRAGKLQTLGAALEDAPAHGRTGLGHTRWATHGAPTDRNAHPHTDPTGSVAVVHNGIIENYQTLKASLDGRSFASDTDTEVVAHLVADAYDGDLLEAVRRVVARLRGAYSLCLVHADEPDVLVAARRESPLIIAHTDGVGYCASDVAALIAHTLDVAALGDGQLARITPDGVDVVDGDGRPAEPHRYTVSWDVDAAEKQGYPHFMLKEIHEQPQAVADTLLDRRRDGRLTLDELHLDEDEFARLDKVFVVACGTSLYAGMLAKLAVEHWAGIPVEVEVASEFRYRDPILSEHTLVVAISQSGETIDTLAAVGHARDQRAKVAAITNVVGSSLAREADAVLYTHAGPEIGVAASKTFTTQIVAVDLLALYLAQIRRALWPDEVADMLKRLEDLPTQLDEVLAAEKDIVDLARRYVDVPYTMFIGRHASLPIAHEGALKLKEISYLHTEAFPAGEMKHGPIALIEQGSLVVAIAPRGHVFPKMVSNIQEVKARGARVLAIGTKGSTAELEEHADHIIAIPEAHELAAPALAVVPLQLLAYHIATLRGEDVDQPRNLAKTVTVE encoded by the coding sequence ATGTGCGGGATCATCGGTGTCGTCGGCCGTGACGACGCCCTGGAGGTCATCGCCGACGCCCTGCAGCGCCTCGAGTACCGCGGCTACGACTCGGCCGGAGTGGCGCTCCAGACCGGCGGCGGTGGGGCCCATGGCCTGCGCGTGGTCAAACGCGCCGGGAAGCTGCAGACACTGGGCGCCGCCCTCGAGGACGCGCCGGCCCACGGCCGCACCGGCCTGGGACACACCCGCTGGGCGACCCACGGAGCACCGACCGACCGCAACGCCCACCCCCACACCGACCCCACCGGATCGGTCGCGGTCGTGCACAACGGGATCATCGAGAACTACCAGACGCTCAAGGCGTCACTGGACGGGCGGTCGTTCGCGTCCGACACCGACACGGAGGTCGTCGCGCACCTCGTCGCAGACGCCTACGACGGCGATCTGCTCGAGGCGGTCCGTCGGGTCGTCGCGCGGCTGCGGGGCGCCTACTCGCTGTGCTTGGTCCACGCCGACGAACCCGACGTGCTGGTGGCAGCCCGCCGCGAGTCGCCGCTGATCATCGCGCACACCGACGGCGTCGGGTACTGCGCCTCGGACGTCGCGGCGCTGATCGCGCACACACTTGACGTAGCGGCACTCGGCGACGGACAGCTGGCGCGGATCACTCCCGACGGGGTCGACGTCGTCGACGGCGACGGTCGCCCGGCCGAGCCCCACCGTTACACGGTCAGCTGGGACGTCGACGCCGCCGAGAAGCAGGGCTACCCGCACTTCATGCTGAAGGAGATCCACGAGCAGCCCCAGGCGGTCGCCGACACGCTGCTCGACCGACGCCGCGACGGTCGCCTCACGCTCGACGAGCTCCACCTCGACGAGGACGAGTTCGCCCGCCTCGACAAGGTCTTCGTGGTGGCGTGCGGAACGTCGCTGTACGCCGGGATGCTCGCCAAGCTCGCCGTCGAGCATTGGGCCGGGATCCCGGTCGAGGTGGAGGTCGCCAGCGAGTTCCGTTACCGCGACCCGATCCTGTCCGAACACACCTTGGTCGTGGCGATCAGCCAGTCCGGCGAGACGATCGACACGCTGGCGGCGGTGGGCCACGCTCGCGATCAACGCGCCAAGGTGGCCGCGATCACCAACGTGGTCGGCTCGAGCCTGGCTCGGGAGGCCGACGCCGTCCTGTACACCCACGCCGGCCCCGAGATCGGCGTGGCGGCCTCCAAGACGTTCACCACCCAGATCGTGGCGGTCGATCTCCTGGCGCTGTACCTGGCCCAGATCCGCCGGGCGTTGTGGCCCGACGAGGTCGCCGACATGCTCAAGCGCCTCGAGGACCTGCCGACGCAGCTGGACGAGGTCCTGGCCGCCGAGAAGGACATCGTCGACCTCGCCCGCCGCTACGTCGACGTGCCCTACACCATGTTCATCGGTCGCCACGCGAGCCTCCCGATCGCCCACGAGGGCGCGCTGAAGCTGAAGGAGATCAGCTACCTGCACACCGAGGCGTTCCCCGCCGGCGAGATGAAGCACGGGCCGATCGCCCTGATCGAGCAGGGCAGCCTCGTGGTGGCGATCGCTCCCCGCGGCCACGTGTTCCCCAAGATGGTGAGCAACATCCAGGAGGTCAAGGCCCGCGGCGCCCGGGTGCTGGCGATCGGGACCAAGGGTTCCACCGCCGAGCTCGAGGAGCACGCAGACCACATCATCGCGATCCCCGAGGCGCACGAGCTGGCTGCCCCCGCGTTGGCGGTCGTGCCCCTGCAGCTGCTCGCCTACCACATCGCCACACTGCGCGGAGAGGACGTCGACCAGCCCCGCAACCTCGCCAAGACGGTCACCGTCGAGTGA
- a CDS encoding S1 family peptidase has translation MRPYRRWVPAAVVCVVVLALSGAPAFGSHAIQQATIEPGAAIVTDAGYCTLSWIFDGTKKLAGEVYASTAAHCVDEVGQAVSLATTSLGAAQDPIGKVAFRGDPEQPGRDYAFIKIASDDRDRVDPAMKGHPRIPTGVSRDYREGDLMQFSGHGVGFNLTSLTRQERVGVLNWTDRREHQIVGGVAPGDSGGPVANLSDGGTAFGIVATVGVGIDTRALTLVTAGEGGANLDWVLADAAAHDFTVSLRTVDG, from the coding sequence GTGCGTCCGTACAGGCGTTGGGTTCCGGCAGCGGTCGTCTGCGTGGTCGTGCTGGCCCTGTCCGGCGCGCCCGCGTTCGGGTCACACGCGATCCAACAGGCCACGATCGAACCCGGCGCCGCGATCGTCACCGACGCCGGGTACTGCACGCTGAGCTGGATCTTCGACGGGACGAAGAAGCTGGCCGGCGAGGTGTACGCCAGCACCGCCGCCCACTGTGTGGACGAGGTCGGTCAGGCGGTCAGTCTGGCGACGACCAGCCTCGGCGCAGCGCAGGATCCCATCGGCAAGGTCGCGTTCCGCGGTGACCCCGAGCAGCCGGGGCGCGACTACGCGTTCATCAAGATCGCCTCCGACGACCGCGACCGTGTCGATCCGGCGATGAAGGGACACCCCCGCATCCCCACCGGCGTCTCGCGCGACTACCGCGAGGGTGACCTGATGCAGTTCTCCGGCCACGGGGTGGGGTTCAACCTCACGTCGCTCACCCGTCAGGAACGCGTCGGCGTGCTCAACTGGACCGACCGCCGCGAGCACCAGATCGTCGGCGGTGTCGCACCCGGCGACTCCGGCGGTCCCGTCGCCAACCTCAGCGACGGCGGCACCGCGTTCGGCATCGTCGCCACGGTCGGGGTCGGGATCGACACGCGCGCGCTGACGCTGGTCACCGCCGGGGAGGGCGGCGCCAACCTCGACTGGGTCCTCGCCGACGCCGCCGCCCACGACTTCACCGTCTCGCTACGCACCGTCGACGGGTGA
- a CDS encoding NAD(P)H-hydrate dehydratase has protein sequence MSDLRSVPLLDADAAHAGDQAAVAAGSSWAALMHRAGGHLARGIVASAGYGYGLRVAIVAGKGNNGGDGWAAARRLAAWGAEPRVVAVAGLDAELSDEASDQRRRFLSAGGWARGPQATDAVLQWCDVAVDCLLGTGATGAPRGVIGDAVAALRRAGDRATSVVACDVPTGVQADDGQVPGEAVSADLTVTFGGLKRGVLLYPGAKYAGRVAVGDLGGAYQPPEVAWSALTAAGAAPQALGVGVDKHARGRVLVVAGSRGMAGAAVLCARGALAAGAGLVTVAVPRGIQDLVAGLIPPALTIGLDDAGGAVAAAAVDAIQDAAADADVVVAGPGMTFGSGTRQVIETLRRTARRLVLDADALNAHRGETDVLADHAGELVVTPQHRELARLVEDATDGDDALRRRAELAPPLAARLDATVVAKGPTTVVAAPDQRVWVTPTGGPALGAGGTGDVLAGMVAAGCATAEDVPYAVAQACWRGGLAGQLAGAPAADRSTSDDMADAVPAALALTVRLAQHRPTWPFDAPGWRAGRVPADDAGWRP, from the coding sequence ATGTCGGATCTGCGCTCCGTGCCGCTGCTGGACGCTGATGCTGCCCACGCCGGGGACCAGGCGGCGGTCGCGGCCGGTTCGTCGTGGGCTGCGCTGATGCACCGTGCAGGAGGGCACCTGGCGCGCGGCATCGTGGCCAGCGCCGGGTACGGGTACGGGTTGCGCGTCGCCATCGTGGCCGGGAAGGGCAACAACGGCGGTGACGGTTGGGCGGCGGCCCGTCGACTGGCCGCTTGGGGCGCCGAGCCGCGGGTGGTGGCGGTCGCGGGACTCGACGCTGAGCTCTCCGACGAGGCGAGCGACCAACGCCGCCGGTTTCTGAGCGCCGGCGGCTGGGCGCGGGGGCCACAAGCCACCGACGCCGTGCTCCAGTGGTGCGATGTCGCGGTCGACTGTCTGCTGGGGACCGGGGCCACCGGCGCGCCCCGCGGGGTGATCGGCGACGCTGTGGCGGCGCTGCGGCGGGCCGGCGACCGCGCGACCTCCGTGGTGGCGTGCGACGTCCCCACCGGTGTCCAGGCTGACGACGGGCAGGTCCCGGGCGAGGCCGTCTCCGCGGACCTGACGGTCACCTTCGGCGGCTTGAAGCGCGGCGTGCTGCTGTACCCCGGAGCCAAGTACGCCGGCCGGGTCGCGGTCGGGGATCTGGGCGGGGCGTACCAGCCGCCCGAGGTCGCCTGGTCGGCCCTGACCGCTGCTGGCGCCGCACCGCAGGCGCTGGGTGTCGGCGTGGACAAGCACGCCCGCGGGAGGGTCCTGGTCGTCGCGGGGTCCCGCGGCATGGCCGGTGCGGCGGTGCTGTGCGCACGCGGTGCCCTGGCGGCCGGTGCCGGGCTGGTCACCGTCGCGGTCCCCCGCGGCATCCAGGACCTGGTCGCCGGCCTGATCCCGCCTGCGCTGACGATCGGTCTGGACGATGCCGGCGGTGCGGTGGCAGCCGCGGCCGTCGATGCGATCCAGGACGCCGCCGCCGACGCCGACGTGGTGGTGGCTGGACCCGGCATGACGTTCGGGTCCGGCACCCGCCAGGTGATCGAGACGCTGCGCCGAACGGCCCGACGGCTCGTGCTCGACGCCGATGCCCTCAACGCCCACCGTGGCGAGACCGACGTCCTGGCCGACCACGCCGGCGAACTCGTGGTCACGCCCCAGCACCGGGAGCTGGCCCGGCTCGTCGAAGACGCCACCGACGGCGACGACGCGCTGCGTCGCCGCGCGGAGCTGGCACCACCGCTGGCAGCGCGGCTCGATGCCACGGTCGTGGCCAAAGGCCCCACCACCGTCGTCGCTGCACCCGACCAACGGGTTTGGGTGACTCCCACCGGCGGTCCGGCCCTGGGAGCGGGTGGGACCGGCGACGTCCTCGCCGGCATGGTCGCGGCCGGCTGCGCGACCGCCGAGGACGTCCCGTACGCCGTCGCGCAGGCGTGCTGGCGTGGCGGGCTGGCCGGACAGCTGGCTGGCGCGCCGGCCGCCGACCGCAGCACCAGCGACGACATGGCTGACGCGGTCCCGGCCGCGCTGGCGCTCACCGTCCGGTTGGCGCAGCACCGACCGACGTGGCCTTTCGACGCGCCAGGCTGGCGCGCCGGACGCGTCCCGGCCGACGACGCCGGGTGGCGCCCGTGA
- the alr gene encoding alanine racemase yields MTHLPDDAGGPLRPAVAEIDLEAVDHNVRLLRERVAPAEVIAVVKADAYGHGAVPVARAALGAGATWLAVALVEEAEELRAAGVTVPMLLLSEPPPAAAARVLAADLTPSVYTPIFAEALRVEAARRGRPVRVHVNADTGMGRVGVARTDWDGFLRTLRAWPDLEVQGLMSHFACADQPGHPSVRQQQQRFEEFLQLARTHGFDATLVHAANSAAALTIDESHYDAVRLGIAMYGAPPSPALASAAELRPVMRLVADVAFAKRVGAHSPISYGHSWSAPVAGVVATVPLGYADGVPRLLSNRGEVVLSGVRRPIVGAVTMDMFMVWCGDDQVDVGDQVVLLGRQEDAEVTATEWAHHADTIAYEILSRIAPRVPRVYLTGQASGG; encoded by the coding sequence GTGACCCACCTCCCGGACGACGCTGGTGGGCCGCTCCGCCCGGCGGTGGCCGAGATCGACCTCGAGGCGGTCGACCACAACGTCCGCCTCTTGCGCGAACGTGTCGCTCCGGCCGAGGTGATCGCCGTGGTGAAGGCGGACGCGTACGGGCATGGCGCGGTCCCCGTGGCGCGGGCGGCGCTGGGCGCCGGAGCGACCTGGCTGGCGGTCGCGCTCGTGGAGGAGGCCGAGGAGCTGCGCGCCGCGGGCGTGACCGTGCCGATGCTGCTGCTGTCCGAACCGCCACCGGCCGCTGCCGCCCGGGTCCTGGCCGCCGACCTCACACCGTCGGTGTACACGCCGATCTTCGCCGAAGCGCTTCGTGTGGAGGCGGCCAGGCGCGGCCGCCCGGTCCGCGTGCACGTCAACGCCGACACCGGCATGGGGCGTGTGGGGGTGGCCCGAACGGACTGGGACGGGTTCCTGCGGACGTTGCGCGCCTGGCCGGACCTCGAGGTCCAGGGCCTCATGAGCCACTTCGCGTGCGCCGACCAGCCGGGACACCCATCGGTCCGCCAGCAGCAGCAGCGGTTCGAGGAGTTCCTGCAGCTGGCGCGCACGCACGGCTTCGACGCCACCCTCGTCCACGCGGCCAACTCCGCCGCGGCGCTCACCATCGACGAGTCCCACTACGACGCGGTCCGCCTCGGCATCGCGATGTACGGGGCGCCCCCATCACCCGCCCTGGCCAGCGCCGCCGAGCTGCGCCCGGTGATGCGCCTGGTGGCCGACGTGGCGTTCGCCAAGCGGGTCGGGGCGCACAGCCCGATCTCGTACGGACACAGCTGGTCGGCTCCCGTGGCCGGCGTGGTTGCCACGGTCCCGCTCGGGTACGCCGACGGGGTGCCCCGGCTGCTGTCGAACCGTGGCGAGGTGGTCCTGAGCGGGGTGCGCCGCCCGATCGTCGGGGCCGTCACCATGGACATGTTCATGGTGTGGTGCGGCGACGACCAGGTCGATGTCGGCGACCAGGTCGTGCTGCTGGGCAGGCAGGAGGATGCCGAGGTCACCGCCACCGAGTGGGCGCACCATGCCGACACGATCGCCTACGAGATCCTCAGCCGCATCGCGCCACGGGTGCCACGGGTCTACCTGACCGGGCAGGCCAGCGGTGGCTGA
- a CDS encoding alpha/beta hydrolase: MADRGRRALTAATTAAGVAAGYFGEREAFRGRMQIVRHGPELGDFAGESREIEAPDATRIFVETYGPDDPDAPQVVFVHGYTMSGRCWHEQVVALRHRYRLITYDQPGHGRSSPPRSGTFTIELLGDALGAVIEQATDHTRGPLVVVGHSMGGMTALACARRHGDLFRARVGGLVLLSTTAKSGAEDVAMGLGVQLLARAERAITAVAGVLGERVREVARIYRASSDLSFVLVRAVALCRGADPRYVDFTEQLVLDTDLRTASQLLPVLARMDEDHTLATLDVPTLVVVGARDRMTPVDHARHMAEVNPDVDVVELPGIGHMTPLEAHHVVNALVVHMVGAVHSPAPSAEVATSRT; encoded by the coding sequence GTGGCTGACCGGGGCAGACGGGCGTTGACCGCCGCGACGACCGCAGCCGGTGTCGCCGCAGGGTACTTCGGCGAACGGGAGGCGTTCCGCGGGCGGATGCAGATCGTCCGTCACGGACCCGAGCTCGGCGACTTCGCGGGCGAGTCGCGCGAGATCGAAGCCCCCGACGCCACCAGGATCTTCGTCGAGACCTACGGCCCCGACGACCCCGACGCCCCGCAGGTCGTGTTCGTGCACGGGTACACGATGTCCGGCCGCTGCTGGCACGAACAGGTCGTCGCGCTGCGGCACCGCTACCGGCTGATCACCTACGACCAGCCGGGTCACGGGCGGTCTTCCCCGCCCCGCTCGGGCACCTTCACGATCGAGCTGCTCGGTGACGCGCTCGGGGCCGTGATCGAGCAGGCCACCGACCACACACGCGGCCCGCTCGTCGTGGTGGGCCACTCGATGGGCGGGATGACCGCCCTGGCCTGCGCCCGCCGCCACGGCGACCTGTTCCGCGCTCGGGTCGGGGGGCTGGTGCTGCTGTCGACCACCGCCAAGTCGGGCGCTGAGGACGTCGCGATGGGTCTCGGCGTGCAGCTGCTGGCCCGGGCCGAACGCGCCATCACCGCCGTGGCCGGGGTGCTCGGCGAGCGGGTCCGTGAGGTGGCCCGTATCTACCGTGCTTCGAGCGACCTCAGCTTCGTGTTGGTCCGCGCGGTGGCCCTCTGCCGTGGTGCGGACCCACGGTACGTCGACTTCACCGAGCAACTGGTGCTCGATACCGACCTGCGCACCGCCAGCCAGTTGCTCCCCGTGCTGGCGCGGATGGACGAGGACCACACGCTGGCGACGCTGGATGTCCCGACGTTGGTGGTGGTCGGGGCCCGTGACCGCATGACACCGGTCGACCACGCCCGCCACATGGCCGAGGTGAACCCGGACGTGGATGTGGTCGAGCTGCCGGGGATCGGTCACATGACACCTCTCGAGGCACATCACGTCGTGAACGCCCTGGTGGTGCACATGGTCGGCGCCGTCCACAGTCCCGCGCCGAGCGCTGAGGTCGCAACGTCGCGCACGTGA
- a CDS encoding P1 family peptidase, translating into MALGHEDVAVGCWTCDDPPTGCTVVLPPAGTLGAVAVRGAAPGTREAVALGPNGKLTVCHAVVLAGGSAFGLAAADGVVAWLEERGVGYPVGQPEPVARVPIVGAAIVLDAAVAVPHARPGPDAGRAACEQATTADPPEGGVGVGAGCMVAKVGGLAHAWRGGQGIAVRRAGDVVVGALVANNAVGEVFDEDGRPLAASRAGHGTPRYPYDPDAIAGQRADAGGPTGSTVLGCVVTNARLLKSDACRVADLAHSGIARAVRPAHTQLDGDALFCLATGEVDATVDLLATLAAEAVADACRRGVRAAVSRHGVPGLAG; encoded by the coding sequence GTGGCGCTGGGGCACGAGGACGTGGCGGTGGGCTGCTGGACGTGCGACGATCCGCCGACCGGTTGCACGGTGGTGCTGCCGCCGGCGGGCACGCTCGGAGCGGTGGCGGTCCGCGGCGCCGCGCCGGGGACCCGCGAGGCGGTGGCGCTGGGCCCCAACGGCAAGCTGACCGTCTGTCACGCGGTGGTGCTGGCAGGCGGGTCGGCGTTCGGGCTGGCCGCCGCCGACGGGGTCGTCGCGTGGCTGGAGGAGCGGGGCGTCGGGTACCCGGTCGGCCAGCCGGAGCCGGTCGCGCGGGTCCCGATCGTGGGTGCCGCGATCGTGCTCGACGCGGCGGTGGCCGTTCCCCACGCGCGCCCGGGACCGGACGCCGGCCGTGCCGCCTGCGAGCAGGCCACGACCGCCGATCCGCCCGAGGGTGGCGTGGGGGTCGGTGCCGGGTGCATGGTCGCCAAGGTCGGTGGCCTGGCACACGCCTGGCGGGGCGGTCAGGGCATCGCCGTGCGGCGCGCCGGTGACGTGGTGGTCGGGGCGCTGGTGGCCAACAACGCCGTGGGCGAGGTCTTCGACGAGGACGGCCGCCCCCTGGCGGCGTCACGCGCTGGCCACGGCACCCCCCGCTACCCCTACGATCCGGACGCGATCGCCGGTCAGCGCGCGGACGCCGGCGGGCCGACCGGCTCGACCGTCCTCGGCTGCGTCGTGACCAACGCCCGCCTGCTGAAGAGCGACGCGTGCCGCGTCGCAGACCTCGCCCACTCGGGCATCGCCCGGGCGGTCCGCCCCGCGCACACCCAGCTCGACGGAGACGCGTTGTTCTGCCTGGCCACCGGGGAGGTCGACGCGACGGTCGACCTGCTCGCCACGCTCGCCGCCGAGGCGGTCGCGGACGCGTGCCGCCGCGGGGTCCGCGCCGCGGTGTCCCGCCACGGCGTTCCCGGCCTCGCGGGGTGA
- a CDS encoding uracil-DNA glycosylase produces MDSHRWTVVQREAETCTRCELHTARSRVVFGDGDPGAELVFVGDSPRHSEELSGRALAGAAGNLLDNVLLENGLRREDVYVCNLVKCRPPGNRPPQADEIGACRRHLHDQLGLVAARVIVALGPAAAQLLLGRRAPLEKVAGYRFEAPGATLIATYHPIAALRGNATAMAALRRDVRTAAGILTGRIASARDAVGELREGQGSAAS; encoded by the coding sequence GTGGACTCGCACCGGTGGACGGTGGTGCAGCGCGAAGCCGAGACGTGCACCCGGTGCGAGCTGCACACGGCCCGGAGCCGGGTCGTGTTCGGTGACGGCGATCCCGGCGCCGAGCTCGTGTTCGTCGGCGACTCCCCGCGCCACAGCGAGGAGCTATCCGGCCGGGCGCTGGCCGGCGCTGCGGGGAACCTCCTCGACAACGTGCTCCTGGAGAACGGGCTGCGCCGCGAGGACGTGTACGTCTGCAACCTCGTCAAGTGCCGCCCTCCCGGCAACCGTCCCCCCCAAGCCGACGAGATCGGCGCGTGTCGCCGGCACCTCCACGATCAGCTGGGGCTCGTCGCCGCACGCGTCATCGTGGCCCTCGGTCCGGCCGCGGCGCAGCTGTTGTTGGGCCGCCGTGCTCCGCTCGAGAAGGTCGCCGGGTACCGGTTCGAGGCACCCGGAGCGACGCTGATCGCGACGTACCACCCGATCGCTGCGCTCAGGGGCAACGCCACCGCCATGGCCGCGTTGCGCCGGGACGTCCGGACGGCGGCGGGGATCCTGACCGGCCGTATCGCATCGGCGCGTGATGCCGTCGGCGAGCTCCGGGAGGGTCAGGGGTCGGCGGCGTCTTGA
- the tsaE gene encoding tRNA (adenosine(37)-N6)-threonylcarbamoyltransferase complex ATPase subunit type 1 TsaE encodes MVLRTHGADDTRALAATIAEALRPGDVVSLSGELGAGKTCFVQGAASALGVTGRVTSPTFTLVRPYQARLPGDDVAVELVHVDVYRLDRLQEVVELGEDVILGDEQITFVEWGDVVDALLGTDRLEVELALGDADDERIVRVRGHGRWADRVADVAPRLQRWAVQEPSR; translated from the coding sequence CTGGTGCTGCGCACCCACGGGGCGGACGACACGCGTGCGCTGGCGGCAACGATCGCCGAGGCGCTGCGGCCCGGCGACGTCGTCTCGCTCAGCGGCGAGCTCGGCGCCGGTAAGACCTGCTTCGTGCAAGGCGCCGCCAGTGCGCTGGGGGTCACCGGCCGCGTGACGTCGCCGACGTTCACCCTGGTGCGGCCCTACCAGGCCCGCTTGCCCGGCGACGACGTCGCCGTCGAGCTCGTGCACGTCGATGTCTACCGCCTCGACCGGCTCCAGGAGGTGGTCGAGCTGGGCGAGGACGTCATCCTGGGCGACGAGCAGATCACGTTCGTCGAGTGGGGCGACGTCGTCGACGCGCTGCTGGGCACCGACCGGCTGGAGGTGGAGCTGGCGCTCGGCGACGCTGACGACGAGCGGATCGTCCGCGTCCGCGGCCACGGTCGCTGGGCCGACCGCGTCGCCGACGTGGCCCCGCGGCTGCAGCGTTGGGCGGTGCAGGAGCCGTCCCGGTGA
- the tsaB gene encoding tRNA (adenosine(37)-N6)-threonylcarbamoyltransferase complex dimerization subunit type 1 TsaB, translating into MIVLAIETSTARSSVCLARQGRVLASAALGVEQRHGEFVAPAIDFCLRQSGHTTDDITGVAVGVGPGLYTGLRVGIATARTFAATRRLPVVGLCGLDVLAFQVRHVRRLICAALDARRGEVFWAFYRFAPGGVQRATELGVGSPTALAAEIEGAGEECLVVGDGGLRYADVLQGVDADVAGLENAHPDAADLAVLALPRFVREDTQRPDQLQPVYLRKADARLGWEARGRLRGGRPQR; encoded by the coding sequence GTGATCGTGCTCGCGATCGAGACGTCGACGGCACGGTCGTCGGTCTGCCTCGCGCGACAGGGCCGGGTCCTGGCCTCCGCCGCTCTGGGTGTCGAACAGCGTCACGGCGAGTTCGTGGCTCCGGCCATCGACTTCTGTCTGCGTCAGTCGGGCCACACGACCGACGACATCACCGGTGTCGCGGTCGGTGTGGGCCCCGGGTTGTACACCGGACTGCGGGTGGGGATCGCCACCGCGCGGACGTTCGCGGCGACCCGGCGCCTACCGGTGGTGGGTCTGTGCGGCCTGGACGTGTTGGCGTTCCAGGTCCGTCACGTGCGCCGGCTGATCTGCGCTGCCCTGGACGCGCGACGAGGCGAGGTGTTCTGGGCCTTCTACCGCTTCGCGCCCGGCGGGGTCCAGCGGGCCACGGAGCTGGGGGTCGGCAGCCCCACCGCGCTGGCCGCGGAGATCGAGGGTGCCGGCGAGGAGTGCCTGGTGGTCGGCGACGGCGGGCTGCGCTACGCCGATGTGCTGCAGGGCGTCGACGCCGACGTCGCCGGCCTCGAGAACGCCCACCCGGACGCTGCCGACCTCGCCGTCCTGGCCCTGCCGCGTTTCGTGCGCGAGGACACCCAGCGCCCCGATCAGCTCCAACCCGTGTACCTGCGCAAGGCCGACGCGCGTCTGGGCTGGGAAGCCCGCGGGCGCCTCCGTGGCGGCCGCCCACAGCGGTGA
- the rimI gene encoding ribosomal protein S18-alanine N-acetyltransferase: protein MHPGDLDQVHAIERAVYPRPWPREMFVSELAQPDTRTYLVAERGGAVVGYAGSMLVVDEAHITTVVVQDTHRRRGVATALVVAVLGDARRRGAQAATLEVRHTNAAARELYRGLGFAPVGVRPGYYDDTGEDAVIMWLHDLQSDDVAASLAAARGRSGGT, encoded by the coding sequence ATGCACCCGGGCGATCTCGATCAGGTCCACGCCATCGAACGCGCCGTGTACCCGCGGCCATGGCCCCGTGAGATGTTCGTGTCGGAGCTGGCCCAGCCCGACACCCGCACCTACCTCGTCGCTGAGCGCGGCGGCGCCGTCGTGGGCTACGCCGGGTCGATGCTCGTCGTGGACGAGGCGCACATCACCACGGTGGTGGTGCAGGACACGCACCGGCGCCGTGGCGTTGCGACCGCGCTGGTCGTGGCCGTGCTGGGCGACGCCCGTCGACGCGGAGCCCAGGCCGCCACCCTCGAGGTGCGCCACACCAACGCCGCGGCACGCGAGCTGTACCGTGGTCTGGGCTTCGCGCCGGTCGGGGTGCGCCCGGGCTACTACGACGACACGGGGGAGGACGCGGTCATCATGTGGCTGCACGACCTGCAGAGCGACGACGTCGCGGCGTCGCTCGCCGCTGCCCGTGGCCGGTCCGGCGGGACCTGA